One segment of Prosthecobacter sp. DNA contains the following:
- a CDS encoding DUF1501 domain-containing protein produces the protein MNPLCSPRDHTLSRRAFLGGGLGLLASPLFAEAMKQRDKQVLFVWLDGGMSQLETWDPKPNTEFGGPFRSIPTSVPGIHFGELMPKLAKQMHKLCVVRSMSTKDNAHSSGVDRIQRGDPKNRGVPYPHFGAGVAKLLGPGTSGLPPYVWIKPGSGGFRAEDAGFLGPKYGSLAFGDGKPPDNLLRHPDISAEQDAARNELRQMLDQRFAKQREKRVVEANASVFDMAEKLMARADIFDTSKLPERDRDRYGRHDLGQHMLVARQMLEAGVRFVKVTSYGWDTHGDHFNSQTTMVPKFDQAFSAMLEDLESSGLLKTTLVICLSEFGRTPRINGHVGRDHWPEAWSIAMAGHGVKHGMVVGETNERGTEVKSQPFDIGAAFHTWYQALGIDSHKVEFDNAGQPLPIAHDDMLPIKEALA, from the coding sequence ATGAATCCTCTCTGCTCGCCACGCGATCACACACTCTCCCGCCGTGCATTTCTCGGCGGCGGGCTGGGCCTGCTGGCGTCACCGCTGTTCGCAGAAGCGATGAAGCAGCGGGACAAGCAAGTGCTGTTCGTGTGGCTGGACGGCGGGATGTCGCAGCTTGAAACGTGGGATCCTAAACCGAACACGGAGTTTGGCGGGCCGTTTCGCAGCATTCCCACTTCAGTGCCCGGCATCCATTTTGGTGAACTCATGCCGAAGCTGGCCAAGCAGATGCACAAGCTCTGCGTGGTGCGCAGCATGTCCACGAAAGACAACGCGCATTCGTCTGGCGTGGACCGCATCCAGCGTGGTGATCCAAAAAATCGCGGTGTGCCGTATCCACATTTCGGCGCGGGCGTTGCGAAGCTGCTGGGACCGGGCACGAGCGGGCTGCCGCCCTATGTGTGGATCAAACCGGGCAGCGGGGGCTTCCGTGCGGAAGACGCGGGCTTTCTGGGGCCGAAATACGGCTCGCTGGCCTTTGGCGATGGCAAGCCGCCGGACAATCTGCTGCGCCATCCCGACATCAGCGCGGAACAGGACGCCGCGCGCAATGAACTGCGGCAGATGCTTGATCAACGTTTCGCTAAACAGCGTGAGAAGCGTGTGGTGGAGGCGAATGCGTCCGTTTTTGACATGGCGGAGAAGCTGATGGCCCGAGCCGATATTTTTGATACCTCCAAGCTGCCGGAACGTGATCGCGACCGCTATGGGCGGCATGATCTCGGCCAGCACATGCTCGTGGCGCGGCAGATGCTTGAGGCAGGCGTGCGGTTCGTCAAAGTCACCAGCTATGGCTGGGACACGCATGGCGACCACTTCAATTCTCAAACCACGATGGTTCCGAAGTTCGACCAGGCCTTCAGCGCGATGCTGGAAGACCTGGAGTCAAGCGGACTGCTCAAAACGACACTCGTCATCTGCTTGAGTGAATTCGGCCGCACACCGCGCATCAACGGCCATGTGGGCCGCGATCACTGGCCGGAGGCCTGGAGCATCGCCATGGCAGGCCACGGTGTTAAGCATGGCATGGTGGTGGGCGAGACCAATGAGCGCGGGACTGAGGTGAAATCGCAGCCGTTTGACATCGGCGCGGCGTTTCACACCTGGTATCAGGCGCTGGGCATCGACTCTCACAAGGTGGAGTTCGACAACGCGGGGCAGCCACTGCCCATCGCGCATGATGACATGCTGCCGATCAAGGAGGCTCTCGCGTGA
- a CDS encoding dihydrodipicolinate synthase family protein, which yields MSPPQWTGVFPAVVTQMHQDQSLDLAACTRHWEAVIESGVAGLIVCGSLGENQCMLPEEKRAVVKHAIEVAAGRVPVITGVAEMSTHAGTSYMQDCEKLGVAGFMIMPPMVYKTDPRETQHWFRTLAKATPLTWMLYNNPVGYHTDVTPEMFVELADIPHLAAIKESSANTRRITELRNLTGNRYQIFTGVDDLFLESAILGIDGWVAGSGIAFPKENQQLWDLAQAGRWDEARALYRWAQPLMKLDTHIHFVQYIKLLCQETGLGKEWVREPRLPIAGAERDQVLKIIREALMQRPA from the coding sequence ATGTCTCCTCCCCAATGGACCGGCGTCTTTCCGGCAGTCGTCACTCAGATGCACCAGGATCAATCCCTCGATCTCGCGGCCTGCACGCGGCACTGGGAGGCCGTCATCGAGTCTGGCGTCGCTGGATTGATCGTCTGCGGATCTTTGGGCGAGAATCAATGCATGTTACCCGAGGAAAAGCGCGCTGTGGTGAAACACGCCATCGAGGTGGCCGCCGGACGTGTGCCTGTCATCACCGGCGTGGCGGAAATGAGCACCCATGCCGGGACTTCCTACATGCAGGACTGCGAGAAGCTCGGCGTGGCCGGTTTCATGATCATGCCGCCGATGGTTTACAAGACCGACCCGCGTGAGACGCAACACTGGTTCCGAACACTGGCCAAGGCCACGCCTTTGACCTGGATGCTCTACAACAACCCCGTCGGCTACCACACCGATGTCACGCCGGAGATGTTCGTCGAACTGGCCGACATCCCCCATCTCGCCGCCATCAAGGAGAGCAGCGCGAATACCCGCCGCATCACTGAGCTGCGTAACCTCACCGGCAATCGCTACCAGATCTTCACCGGCGTGGACGATCTCTTCCTCGAATCCGCCATCCTCGGCATCGACGGCTGGGTCGCTGGCAGTGGCATCGCCTTCCCGAAGGAGAACCAACAGCTCTGGGATCTCGCCCAAGCAGGCCGGTGGGACGAGGCCCGCGCCCTCTACCGCTGGGCACAGCCGCTCATGAAGCTGGATACCCACATCCACTTCGTGCAATACATCAAGCTTCTCTGCCAGGAGACCGGCCTTGGCAAAGAATGGGTCCGCGAGCCGCGTCTGCCCATCGCCGGAGCCGAGCGCGACCAGGTGCTCAAAATCATCCGCGAGGCGCTCATGCAGCGGCCAGCGTGA
- a CDS encoding DUF1549 domain-containing protein, translating into MRQTWTFVIFGAFSVLLLTGSALSAEALAQKIDAVLFAKPPSQAEDAEFLRRVWFDFDGGIPTADEARAFLADKTADKRTKLIDKLISAPRFAVRMADAFHVMLMERRGDNEAWKAWLVESFKTNKPWDAMVREMLAPDFLDEKQRGAGYFITRRLEKVGQQDTDYPGLTRDVGRMFMGIDLQCCQCHRHLSVSDYKQIDFSGLYSVFQNLKLQPADDKHKTPWLSEGLIAAKYEFVSVLTDKKAQTAPRIPFGEEVMIPVSTGDDAWLVKPDRKTKEVGQPKFSPLREIAQRVPAPENALFAKNIANRVWFLFIGKGIVEPLDLHHTENPPAHPELLDLLAKELAAHHFDLRWLIREIALTQTYQRSGAHQRHLTAEQQLRAFLIATVERERLEKNPKPDVKVDALKYNLADFEKAFAAALANPAKEPELAANPSLRSALFLRNSDHVQWALKPRTGNLIDRLARQTDPVEDLYLTVLTRLPDAEEKAQLKSWIAAHADDKSKALGDFAWALLSSTEFFVNH; encoded by the coding sequence GTGCGTCAGACTTGGACATTCGTCATCTTCGGTGCCTTCAGCGTTCTTTTGCTGACAGGCAGCGCCTTGTCGGCGGAGGCGCTCGCTCAAAAGATCGACGCCGTGCTTTTCGCTAAGCCGCCTTCACAGGCCGAAGATGCGGAGTTCCTGCGGCGTGTGTGGTTCGATTTTGATGGAGGGATTCCGACAGCGGACGAGGCACGAGCGTTTTTGGCGGACAAGACCGCGGACAAACGGACGAAGTTGATCGACAAGCTCATCTCGGCCCCGCGATTCGCGGTGCGGATGGCGGACGCGTTTCATGTGATGCTCATGGAGCGCCGGGGTGACAATGAGGCGTGGAAAGCGTGGCTGGTGGAGAGTTTTAAAACCAACAAGCCCTGGGATGCGATGGTGCGCGAGATGCTGGCGCCGGATTTCCTCGATGAGAAGCAGCGCGGAGCCGGTTACTTCATCACACGGCGGTTGGAGAAGGTGGGGCAGCAGGACACTGACTATCCCGGCCTTACCCGCGATGTCGGGCGCATGTTCATGGGCATCGACTTGCAGTGCTGCCAGTGCCACCGGCATCTAAGCGTCAGTGACTACAAGCAGATCGACTTCAGCGGCCTCTACTCCGTCTTTCAGAACCTCAAGCTTCAGCCAGCTGACGACAAACACAAGACCCCCTGGCTCAGCGAGGGCCTCATCGCGGCCAAATACGAGTTCGTTTCCGTCCTCACCGACAAAAAGGCCCAAACCGCGCCGCGCATCCCCTTTGGCGAGGAAGTCATGATTCCCGTCTCCACTGGCGACGACGCATGGCTGGTCAAACCCGACCGCAAAACCAAGGAAGTCGGCCAGCCGAAGTTCAGCCCGCTGCGTGAGATCGCGCAACGCGTGCCAGCGCCGGAGAACGCGCTGTTTGCCAAAAACATCGCCAACCGCGTGTGGTTCCTATTCATCGGCAAAGGCATCGTCGAGCCGCTTGATTTGCATCACACCGAGAATCCGCCCGCACATCCCGAGTTGCTCGATCTGCTCGCCAAAGAACTCGCCGCACATCATTTCGACCTGCGCTGGCTCATTCGCGAAATCGCCCTCACACAGACCTACCAGCGCTCCGGTGCTCACCAACGTCATCTCACCGCCGAGCAGCAGCTCCGCGCCTTCCTCATCGCCACCGTCGAGCGCGAGCGGCTCGAAAAGAACCCCAAGCCCGACGTGAAGGTCGATGCGCTCAAATACAACCTCGCCGACTTCGAAAAAGCCTTCGCCGCCGCGCTCGCCAATCCCGCGAAGGAACCGGAACTTGCCGCGAACCCATCGCTGCGCAGTGCGTTGTTCCTTCGCAACAGCGATCACGTTCAGTGGGCGCTGAAACCGCGTACGGGCAATCTGATCGACCGTCTGGCCAGACAAACCGATCCTGTCGAAGACCTTTATCTTACCGTCCTCACCCGCCTGCCTGACGCTGAAGAAAAAGCACAACTCAAGTCGTGGATTGCCGCTCATGCTGACGACAAATCGAAGGCGCTCGGCGATTTCGCCTGGGCCCTGCTCAGCTCGACAGAGTTTTTTGTGAACCACTGA
- a CDS encoding AraC family transcriptional regulator — MSSSGPFSEHAVTEALFDALPDVVFFIKDTSGRYVRVNQTLANRCAGGDKTRLIGKRPAEVFPAALATSYARQDETVLKTGKRVDHQLELHIYPGGKAGWCLTTKHPLCDPSGRITGVTGISRDLNAPGDKASGFAELATALKLMQTRYTESLRIEDIAKRAGLSVYQFEQRVQRLFQMSPLQLLHKLRLDEATRLLRETDMSLADIAIETGWCDQSAFTRHFSRYTGMAPGKFRSIRA, encoded by the coding sequence ATGTCCTCCTCCGGCCCATTCTCCGAGCACGCGGTTACTGAGGCGCTATTCGATGCGCTACCAGATGTGGTATTTTTCATCAAGGACACGTCAGGACGTTATGTGCGGGTGAATCAGACGCTGGCGAATCGTTGCGCAGGTGGAGACAAGACGAGGCTGATTGGGAAACGACCAGCGGAGGTGTTTCCGGCGGCGCTGGCGACGAGTTATGCACGTCAGGACGAAACGGTGCTCAAAACAGGGAAGCGCGTCGATCATCAGCTCGAACTGCACATCTATCCCGGTGGCAAGGCGGGCTGGTGTCTGACAACGAAGCATCCGTTGTGCGATCCGAGTGGCAGAATCACCGGCGTGACGGGCATCTCGCGTGATTTGAACGCGCCGGGTGACAAAGCGAGCGGCTTCGCCGAACTCGCGACGGCTTTGAAACTGATGCAGACGCGTTACACGGAGAGTCTGCGAATCGAGGACATCGCGAAGAGAGCGGGGCTGAGCGTGTATCAGTTTGAGCAGCGGGTGCAGCGGTTGTTTCAGATGAGCCCGCTGCAATTGTTGCACAAACTGCGCCTGGATGAGGCCACGCGATTGCTGCGCGAGACGGACATGTCGCTGGCCGACATCGCCATCGAAACGGGCTGGTGTGATCAAAGTGCCTTCACGCGTCACTTCAGCCGCTACACAGGGATGGCTCCGGGCAAGTTTCGCAGCATCCGTGCGTAA
- a CDS encoding proline racemase family protein, which produces MLRIPIIDSHTGGEPTRVVLSGVTADRLETYRRAIICEPRGHEVIVGALLVEPKDATCAAGVIFFNNVGLLGMCGHGMIGLIGTLKHLGRISAGEHRVETPVGIVTATLHDDGRVSIRNVTAYRQAKAVKAGGVTGDVAWGGNWFFLVSDHGLELTLQNVPQLTQASLAMREVVRAAGYPEVDHVELFAPPHEAANHSRNFVLCPGGEYDRSPCGTGTSAKLACLAADGKLSPGEVWRQESILGSVFEGSYEATIDGIIPTITGQAYITAESTLILDPNDPFQFGFA; this is translated from the coding sequence ATGCTGCGCATTCCTATCATCGACTCCCACACCGGCGGCGAGCCCACCCGCGTGGTCTTGAGCGGTGTGACTGCCGATCGACTCGAAACCTACCGCCGCGCCATCATCTGCGAGCCGCGCGGGCACGAGGTGATCGTCGGCGCGTTGCTCGTGGAGCCCAAAGACGCGACCTGTGCGGCTGGCGTGATCTTTTTCAACAATGTCGGCCTCCTCGGCATGTGCGGACACGGCATGATCGGCCTCATTGGGACGCTGAAGCATCTGGGGCGCATTTCCGCTGGCGAGCATCGCGTGGAGACGCCGGTGGGCATCGTGACGGCCACACTGCATGACGATGGTCGCGTGAGCATTCGCAATGTGACTGCGTATCGCCAGGCAAAGGCCGTGAAGGCCGGTGGAGTCACCGGAGATGTCGCCTGGGGTGGAAACTGGTTCTTCCTCGTCTCCGATCACGGACTCGAACTCACGCTGCAAAACGTCCCGCAGCTCACGCAGGCCAGTCTCGCGATGCGCGAGGTCGTGCGAGCTGCCGGCTATCCCGAAGTCGATCACGTCGAGCTTTTCGCGCCGCCGCATGAGGCAGCGAATCACAGCCGGAACTTCGTTTTGTGTCCTGGTGGCGAATATGACCGCTCCCCCTGCGGCACCGGCACGAGTGCGAAACTCGCCTGTCTTGCAGCGGACGGAAAACTCTCTCCAGGCGAGGTATGGCGGCAGGAAAGCATCCTCGGGTCCGTGTTTGAAGGCAGCTACGAAGCCACGATTGATGGGATCATCCCCACCATCACCGGCCAGGCTTACATCACGGCGGAATCGACGCTCATCCTCGACCCAAACGATCCTTTCCAATTCGGCTTCGCATGA
- a CDS encoding SDR family oxidoreductase: MDQNWTDKIVIITGGGGGMGQATAKRFAEAGAKTFVFGRTLDSLQESAALSPNIIPVVCDVADSASIATAMAEVLRHGTPHALIHTAGINTPDRFMAHADPSRIASEESWRKVMEINVIGVANMIQAVAKPMAASGGGKIVVVSSTAGHGYDSFAGVPYTASKWAVHGMLFTARMQLNAHGIVVSEYAPGEADTPLVKKRPVQPSAKHKEAMITCADCADAMFFIASQPHSMSIVQLPAYQPFGGMPPQITLPWLDAFEITPR; encoded by the coding sequence ATGGACCAAAATTGGACTGACAAGATCGTGATCATCACCGGCGGTGGCGGCGGCATGGGACAGGCGACGGCGAAACGTTTCGCCGAGGCCGGTGCGAAGACGTTTGTGTTTGGACGCACGCTGGATTCGCTGCAGGAAAGCGCCGCGCTCTCTCCGAACATCATCCCGGTCGTCTGCGACGTGGCGGACAGCGCCAGCATCGCCACGGCGATGGCGGAAGTGCTCAGACACGGCACCCCCCACGCCCTCATCCACACCGCGGGCATCAACACGCCGGATCGCTTCATGGCGCATGCCGATCCGTCGAGAATTGCCAGCGAGGAGAGCTGGCGGAAGGTCATGGAGATCAATGTCATCGGTGTGGCGAACATGATCCAGGCCGTCGCCAAGCCAATGGCGGCGAGTGGTGGCGGCAAGATCGTCGTCGTGTCGTCCACGGCAGGGCATGGCTATGATTCCTTTGCCGGAGTGCCTTACACCGCGAGCAAGTGGGCCGTACATGGCATGCTTTTCACCGCCCGCATGCAACTCAACGCGCACGGCATCGTTGTCTCTGAATACGCCCCCGGCGAAGCCGACACTCCGCTCGTCAAAAAGCGCCCCGTGCAGCCCTCCGCCAAGCATAAGGAAGCCATGATCACCTGCGCCGATTGCGCCGACGCCATGTTCTTCATCGCCAGCCAGCCGCACAGCATGAGCATCGTCCAGCTCCCCGCCTACCAGCCCTTCGGCGGCATGCCGCCGCAGATCACGCTGCCGTGGCTGGATGCGTTTGAGATCACGCCGAGGTGA
- a CDS encoding prolyl oligopeptidase family serine peptidase, whose product MKSLLLLVCATAAMSADFDHALSLSKRTENKVFRDRVQAHWLPDGKTFWYRVQTGPQTHEYVLINAETGKRQTAADLKSLGIVSEDAKTSALKIELRPTKRTGESSGFKFINKLGEDVDLFWIDQQGEHLRYGGIRAGAEREQHTYEGHVWLITSRTGEHLAIVEAEATVKTLIIDGKGLTKTKDESKKPELGFKSPDGSCVVTNEPDLVPIRKVTIVDSSPKDGLQPKTKVIDYIKPGDALPKPQLAITQADGRKIRVPRDLYETPFNTEGRIDVTWAPDSSEFYFDYNQRGHQLYRILAANAETGAVRVVVEETSKTFIHYSGKSWRHWLHGSGELIWMSERDGWCHLWLYDVKTGQPKHQITKGQWPVREVLHVDEAKREIWFLASGLRPVEDPYHLHLCRVNFDGSGFQHLTAGDGNHRVEFSPKRDFFIDTWSLADHPPVTELRRSSDGSLVCDLEKADASALLAAGWTMPERFVAKGRDGKTEIHGIVIKPSNFDAAKKYPIVEDIYAGPHGAFAPKDFDRQLRMHQIAELGFIVVKLDGMGTNHRGKAFHDVCWKNLKDAGFPDRKLWIKEAAKSRPWMDLSRVGIYGGSAGGQNAMRALLDHHDFYKVAVADCGCHDNRMDKIWWNEQWMGWPVDESYIKSSNKEDAHKLQGHLLLIVGELDTNVDPASTTQVVGALQKEGKTFDYMPIIGTGHGAAETPYGSRLRMEFLVRHLRP is encoded by the coding sequence ATGAAATCACTTTTACTACTCGTCTGTGCCACCGCAGCCATGTCTGCTGACTTCGACCATGCGCTCAGCCTGTCGAAGCGGACGGAGAACAAAGTCTTCCGCGACCGCGTGCAGGCGCATTGGCTCCCAGATGGCAAAACGTTTTGGTATCGCGTCCAGACTGGACCGCAGACGCATGAGTATGTCCTCATCAACGCCGAAACCGGCAAACGCCAGACCGCCGCCGATCTTAAATCACTCGGCATTGTTTCCGAAGACGCCAAGACATCTGCGTTGAAGATTGAGTTACGTCCCACCAAGCGCACCGGCGAATCCTCCGGCTTCAAGTTCATCAACAAGCTCGGTGAAGATGTCGATCTCTTCTGGATCGACCAGCAAGGCGAGCACCTCCGCTACGGCGGCATCCGTGCTGGCGCTGAGCGGGAGCAGCACACTTATGAAGGCCATGTCTGGCTCATCACAAGCCGCACCGGCGAACACCTCGCCATCGTCGAGGCCGAAGCGACAGTGAAAACGCTCATCATCGACGGCAAAGGCCTCACGAAAACCAAGGATGAGTCGAAGAAGCCCGAGCTAGGTTTCAAATCGCCCGATGGCTCGTGTGTCGTCACCAATGAACCCGACTTGGTCCCAATCCGCAAAGTTACCATCGTCGATTCTTCGCCCAAGGATGGCCTACAGCCGAAAACCAAAGTCATCGACTACATCAAGCCGGGTGATGCTTTGCCAAAACCGCAATTGGCGATCACGCAGGCGGATGGGCGGAAAATTCGCGTGCCGCGAGACTTGTATGAAACTCCTTTCAACACCGAAGGCCGCATCGATGTGACGTGGGCACCGGACAGCAGCGAGTTCTACTTCGATTATAACCAACGCGGCCATCAGCTTTACCGTATCCTCGCCGCGAATGCGGAGACGGGAGCGGTGCGTGTGGTGGTGGAGGAAACATCGAAGACCTTCATCCACTACTCCGGAAAAAGCTGGCGACACTGGCTGCACGGCAGCGGCGAACTCATCTGGATGAGCGAACGCGACGGCTGGTGCCATCTCTGGCTCTACGACGTGAAAACGGGCCAGCCGAAGCATCAAATCACCAAGGGCCAGTGGCCGGTGCGCGAGGTTTTGCACGTCGATGAGGCGAAGCGGGAGATTTGGTTCCTCGCGAGCGGCTTACGGCCGGTGGAGGACCCTTATCATCTGCATCTCTGCCGGGTGAACTTCGACGGCAGCGGCTTCCAGCACCTCACGGCTGGCGATGGCAACCACCGCGTCGAGTTCTCGCCGAAACGCGATTTCTTCATCGACACTTGGTCCCTCGCCGATCATCCACCCGTCACCGAACTACGCCGCAGCAGCGATGGCAGCCTCGTGTGCGATTTGGAGAAGGCGGATGCCTCCGCGCTGCTCGCCGCAGGCTGGACGATGCCGGAGCGCTTCGTGGCGAAGGGTCGTGATGGCAAAACGGAGATCCACGGCATCGTCATCAAGCCTTCCAACTTCGACGCCGCGAAAAAATATCCCATCGTCGAGGACATCTATGCCGGGCCACACGGAGCCTTTGCGCCAAAGGATTTTGATCGTCAGCTCCGCATGCATCAGATCGCCGAGTTGGGCTTCATCGTCGTCAAACTCGACGGCATGGGCACGAATCATCGCGGCAAGGCCTTCCACGACGTGTGCTGGAAAAATCTCAAAGATGCCGGATTCCCAGATCGAAAGCTCTGGATCAAAGAAGCCGCGAAATCACGCCCTTGGATGGATTTGAGCCGCGTCGGCATCTACGGCGGCAGCGCCGGTGGTCAGAATGCCATGCGTGCGCTGCTCGATCATCACGACTTCTACAAAGTGGCCGTCGCCGACTGCGGGTGTCATGACAACCGCATGGACAAAATCTGGTGGAACGAGCAGTGGATGGGCTGGCCCGTGGATGAGAGCTACATCAAGAGCAGCAACAAAGAGGACGCGCACAAGCTCCAAGGCCATCTCCTCCTCATCGTCGGCGAACTCGACACCAACGTCGATCCCGCCAGCACCACACAGGTCGTCGGTGCCTTGCAGAAAGAGGGAAAGACCTTCGACTATATGCCCATCATTGGCACCGGCCACGGCGCAGCCGAGACGCCGTATGGTTCACGTTTGCGCATGGAGTTTTTGGTGCGTCATTTGAGACCTTAA
- a CDS encoding 3-methyl-2-oxobutanoate hydroxymethyltransferase has product MVRPRKKYTVHDLLKLKGKRCLTHIHVKSPEEATAAEAAGIDLMSCSFDSPEAQARLPLLVAAAPTAFLSGSTPHGMATQEEAIRTGFRALEMGASSVYCSCSPFIIEAMAREGIPVVGHIGMVPRHVTWTGYRSLGKTVEEAKALYRKMKELENAGAYAAEIEIVPHNLASWLCKQTSMLLMSLGSGTGCDTQFLFSCDILGDYDERIPRHAKSYRNFAEENRRLQNERIAAFSEYIADVKEGRFPERCHLTEMDAALLDEVVKSVAH; this is encoded by the coding sequence ATGGTCCGCCCGCGCAAAAAATACACCGTTCACGATCTCCTTAAGCTCAAAGGCAAACGCTGCCTCACACACATCCATGTGAAGTCGCCAGAGGAGGCCACAGCTGCGGAAGCTGCGGGCATCGACCTCATGAGCTGCAGCTTTGACTCACCGGAGGCGCAGGCGCGACTGCCGCTGCTCGTCGCCGCCGCGCCCACGGCCTTCCTTTCCGGCTCCACGCCGCATGGCATGGCCACGCAGGAAGAGGCCATCCGCACCGGTTTCCGCGCCCTCGAAATGGGTGCCAGCTCCGTTTATTGCTCGTGCAGCCCTTTCATCATCGAGGCGATGGCTCGCGAAGGCATCCCCGTCGTCGGCCACATCGGCATGGTGCCGCGTCATGTCACCTGGACCGGCTACCGCAGCCTCGGCAAGACAGTGGAGGAGGCGAAGGCGCTCTACCGCAAGATGAAGGAACTCGAAAACGCCGGTGCCTATGCCGCCGAGATCGAAATCGTGCCGCACAACCTCGCGTCGTGGCTTTGCAAGCAGACGAGCATGCTCCTCATGTCCCTCGGCTCCGGCACGGGCTGTGACACGCAGTTCCTCTTCTCATGCGACATTCTCGGCGACTACGACGAGCGCATCCCGCGCCACGCCAAGTCCTACCGTAATTTCGCCGAAGAAAACCGCCGTCTGCAAAACGAGCGCATCGCCGCCTTCAGCGAATACATCGCCGACGTCAAAGAAGGCCGCTTCCCCGAGCGCTGCCACCTCACCGAGATGGATGCCGCGCTGCTCGACGAGGTGGTGAAATCCGTGGCCCACTGA